CCCCCCCCCGATTGTGGGCTGGGGCATGGGGCGCCCCCCCTTGTGGCGCGGGCCGGGCCTGGGCTACAACAGCAATGAGCTTGGAACGCCAGGCGGGGGTAGTCCCGCCGTTTTCAGCCAGAGAGAGTGACGCATGAGCAAGTTGGTCCCCGGCCTGCACGGCCGCAAAGAACTGGTGGTGACCCCGGCCATGCTGGCCAGCAGTGTGGGCAGTGGTTTGGTGGACGTTTTTTCCACGGCCATGATGGTGGCCTGGATGGAGGCCACGGCCGTAGAAGTGGTGCAGGGCCTGTTGGAAGACGGCCAGACTACCGTGGGCACGGGCATCCAGGTTGCACATCTGGCAGCCACGCCCTGCGGCATGGCAGTGCGCTTTGAGGCCGAGCTCACGGACGTTTCGCCCAACGGCAAAGGCCTGAGCTTCAAGGTGGCCGCCTACGACGCCGCCGGACTCATCGGCGAGGGCACGCATCAGCGCGTGGTGGTGGTGCGCGAAAAGTTTGAGGCGCGGGCTCAGGCCAAAGGCCAGGCCTCGGCGTAGAGCATTGCAACCCTGCAATGCCCGGCGGTTGCGTCAGCAGACGCCCGCCGTGCAGGCGGAGGCGGACATTCCCGCGCCGCCGTATATATAGATAAGGAGTTATTATGGCTGATCTGACCTTTGTGGGCATTTCCGGCAGCTTGCGGCAGGCCTCGCGCAATACGGGGCTGCTGCGCTGCTGCGCGGCCCATCTGCCGGCGGGCGTACGTATGGAAATTGCCGACATCAGCGCCTTGCCGTTCTATAATGCCGACCTGGAAAAGCCCAAGGCCGCGCAATCCCTGATTGAACAGGTCAGCAGGGCGGACGCCCTGGTGCTGGCCTGCCCGGAATACAACTATTCCCTGGCCCCGGCCCTGAAAAATGCCCTGGACTGGCTCTCGCGCGAACCCAATTTGGCCCCGCTCAACGGCAAGGCCGCCTGCCTGCTGGGCGCGGGCGGGGGCATGGGCAGCAGCCGCAGCCAATACCACCTGCGGCAGGTCTGCGTATACCTGAACCTGTGCCTGCTGAACAAACCGGAGGTCTTCTCCAACGCCTTTGGTCCGGCCTTTGCGGATAACGGCGACGTGCAGGAACCGGGCCTGACCAAACAGGTGGCTGACCTCATGCAGGCCCTGGCGGACCGGACCCGGCAACTGCGCGCCTAAAGCAGATCGGCCTTGAGAATAGCTATTCTCAATGTTGCAATGCCTTAAAGCCGCCTGAAATAGCCATTAACATGCTGAAAAAGCAGCATAACATCGCATGCTTGCCAGTACAGCGCGGATGGCGTATGCCCGGAAAACTCCGCGCCGCAGGCGCGGGAGCCCTTCCTGACTTTTGGTTCAGGGCACGCCTGTGGCGCCCCTGAACGGAAAAGTTTTTGCCGGGTGGGGAGGTGGGGGAAGAGAACTTTTGTGCATAACAGTTCTCTTCCCCCCACAAAAACAAACTCTTCGGAGGACACACGGCCATGTATCGCAATGCGAAAAATGTGGGTTATTATATGATCGGCAAAGGATCCCTGTCGCAGCTGGGGGATCTGCTGGCCGTGCGGCGCAAGGCGCAGGCCGGGCCGGCGGTGTTTTTTCTGGACCATTATTTTGAAGGCAAAGACCTGGCCTCGCGCCTGCCGATGGAAAGCAGAGACATGCTCGTCTATGTGGACAGCAGTGAGGAACCCACCACCGAGGGCGTGGACGCCTACACCGCACAGGTCAAGACTTTTTTGCAGGGGGCCACGCCCTGCGCCATGCTGGCTTTTGGCGGCGGCTGCACCATGGACACCTGCAAGTGTGTGGGCAACCTTCTGACCAATCCCGGCAAGGCCGAGGACTACCAGGGCTGGGAACTGGTCAAAAATCCCGCCCCGTACAAAATAGCCGTGCCCACGCTTTCGGGCACAGGTTCCGAAACCTCGCGCACGGGCATTGTCTGCAACGAGGTCAGGAACATCAAGCTGGGCATGAACAGCGACTTCACCATGTTTGACCAGGTTCTGCTGGACCCGGACCTCACGGCCAGCGTGCCCCGCAACCAGTTTTTTTACACAGGCATTGATACGTATATGCACTGCTTTGAGAGCATCACGGGCTCCTACCGCAACGTGGTGGTGGACTCTTTGGCCGAAAAGGCCATTGACCTCTGCAAGCAGGTTTTTCTTTCGGCAGACATGATGAGCGACGAAAACCGTGAAAAGCTCATGATCGCCTCATTTCTGGGCGGCATGGCCGCCGGATTCGTGGGTGTGGTGCATCCCCTTTCCGCCGGGCTCAGCATGGTGCTGCACATGCACCACGGCGTGGCCAACTGCCATGCCCTGAGCGTGCTGGAAGACATTTATCCGCAGGAATACAAAGATTTCATGACCATGATGGAGCGCCAGGGCATTGATTTGCCCAAGGGCATCTGCCGCGGGCTTACTGACGCCCAGTTCGACGCCCTGTACGCGGCCAGCATTGTGCACGAAAAACCCCTGACCAACCGTCTGGGGCCGGACTTCAAAAAAATCCTCACCAAAGAAAACGTCACGGCCCGCTTCAAGCGCATGTGACGCGGCGTCCAGGCTGTCGCCCTGCGGGGCCGCTGCCGCCTTTGGCGGGGCGGTCCGGGGGCGGCGGCGCGTCCGACCCGCCCCAAGGCGGCAGGCCTACAATCCCGGCCCAAAGCCTCCGGCCGATAATCCGGCCCGATAATCCGGCAAGGAGCAACCATGGATCTCAAAATCAATTTCAGCGGCCGCGCCATCCGTTACACGGAAGAGGAAATCGCCGTGGTGGTGGAGGCCATGCGCCATGCCGACCCCCTGACCCAGGGGGAATACATGCGCGCCTTTGAAAGCAAATTTGCCGCATACCAGGGCGTGGCCCAAGGCAGTTGCTTCACCACCATGA
The sequence above is a segment of the Desulfovibrio legallii genome. Coding sequences within it:
- a CDS encoding thioesterase family protein: MSKLVPGLHGRKELVVTPAMLASSVGSGLVDVFSTAMMVAWMEATAVEVVQGLLEDGQTTVGTGIQVAHLAATPCGMAVRFEAELTDVSPNGKGLSFKVAAYDAAGLIGEGTHQRVVVVREKFEARAQAKGQASA
- a CDS encoding NADPH-dependent FMN reductase encodes the protein MADLTFVGISGSLRQASRNTGLLRCCAAHLPAGVRMEIADISALPFYNADLEKPKAAQSLIEQVSRADALVLACPEYNYSLAPALKNALDWLSREPNLAPLNGKAACLLGAGGGMGSSRSQYHLRQVCVYLNLCLLNKPEVFSNAFGPAFADNGDVQEPGLTKQVADLMQALADRTRQLRA
- a CDS encoding iron-containing alcohol dehydrogenase family protein, whose protein sequence is MYRNAKNVGYYMIGKGSLSQLGDLLAVRRKAQAGPAVFFLDHYFEGKDLASRLPMESRDMLVYVDSSEEPTTEGVDAYTAQVKTFLQGATPCAMLAFGGGCTMDTCKCVGNLLTNPGKAEDYQGWELVKNPAPYKIAVPTLSGTGSETSRTGIVCNEVRNIKLGMNSDFTMFDQVLLDPDLTASVPRNQFFYTGIDTYMHCFESITGSYRNVVVDSLAEKAIDLCKQVFLSADMMSDENREKLMIASFLGGMAAGFVGVVHPLSAGLSMVLHMHHGVANCHALSVLEDIYPQEYKDFMTMMERQGIDLPKGICRGLTDAQFDALYAASIVHEKPLTNRLGPDFKKILTKENVTARFKRM